The DNA sequence AGCGTCTTGTGGGTGGTCGAGGTCACCACATCCGCGTGCGGCACCGGGCTCGGGTGCGCGCCGCCCGCGACCAGCCCGGCAATATGCGCCATATCCACCAGGAAGACGGCGCCTACCTCCGCGGCAAATTCGGCGAACGCCTCGAAGTCGATGACCCGCGGGTAGGCGCTGGCGCCCGCGATGATCAGCTTCGGCCGCTCGCGGCGGGCCAGCTCGCGCACCTGGTCGTAATCGATCCGCCCGTCCGCCTCCCGCACGCCGTAGGCGACGACGCGGAACAGCCGCCCACTGAAGTTCACGGGCGAGCCGTGGGTCAGGTGCCCGCCGTGGGTGAGGCTCATGCCCAGGATGGTATCGCCCGGGTCCAGAAACGCCATGTAGGCGGCCAGGTTGGCCTGCGCGCCCGCGTGCGGCTGCACATTGGCGTGCTCAGCGCCGAACAACTGGCGGCAGCGCGTGATGGCCAGCGTTTCGGCGGCGTCGACCCACTCGCAGCCGCCGTAGTAGCGCCGGCCGGGGTAGCCCTCCGCGTACTTGTTGCTGAGTACCGTGCCCATGGCCTCGAGCACGGCCACCGAGGCGAAGTTCTCGCTGGCGATCAGCTCGAGCACCTGGTTCTGCCGCTGCGTCTCGCGGCGGATGACGTGGTATATCTCCGGATCCTGCTGGCGCAGTGCTGCCATTGGTCCTTGCCGCAATCGGGTCATCCCCGGCTTCACAACCATGTGCGCTGGATCTTTGCCACCTGCTCGATGCGCCGTTCCGCCAGCCGGTCGGCCGCCTCGTGCGTCGGGATCCCTTGCTCCTTGGCCAGCTCGAAAAGCTGACCGAGCGTGTCGTAGATCTCGCCCGCCTTGCGCTTCGCCCGGTCGGCCGACCAGCCGTTCAGCTCGCCATAGACGTTGATCAGGCCGCCAGCGTTGATCACGTAATCCGGCGCGTACAGGATGCCCCGCCGCGCCAGCTCGTCGCCATGGCGCTCTTCCGCCAACTGGTTGTTGGCGCCGCCGGCAATGATGTCGACCTTGAGCTGCGGAATGGTCTCGTCATTGACGATGGCGCCCAGGGCGCAGGGCGCGAAGATCTGCGCCTCCACGCCGTAGATCTGGTCGGGCGCGACCGCCTCCGCGCCCAGCTCCCGCACCACGCGCTCGACCTTCTCCTGGTCGATATCGGTGACCAGCAGCCTGGCGCCCTCGGCGGCCAGGTCCGCGCACAGGTGGTAGCCCACGTGGCCCAGCCCCTGGACGGCAATGTGGATCCCCTCGAGCGAATCGCTGCCGTAGCGTTCCCGCGCACACGCCTTCACGCCGCGGTAGACGCCGTATGCCGTGACCGGCGAGGGGTCGCCCGAGCGGCCGGCTATGCCCGTGACGTACTCCGTCTCCATGTGCACGTAGTCCATGTCTTCGACGCTGGTGCCCACGTCCTCCGCCGTGATGTAGCGCCCCCGCAGCGACTCGACGAACCGGCCGTGGGTGCGGAACAGCATCTCGCGGCGCGTCATCTTCGGGTCGCCGATGATCACGGCCTTGCCACCCCCCAGGTTCAGCCCCGCAACCGCAGCCTTGTAGGTCATGCCGCGGGACAGGCGCAGCACATCGATCAGCGCCTCGAGGTCGCTGCTGTAGTTCCAGAAGCGGGTGCCGCCCAGCGCCGGGCCCAGGGTCGTCCGGTGAATCGCGATGATGCCCCGGTAGTTGGCTGCCGGCTCGTAACAAAACACGACCTGCTCGTGCTTGTGCTCGCCAATCAGGTCAAAGATCTCCATGGATTCTCCCCGTACGTGTTAGTCGCGCCCGTTCACCCCGGCGCCCGGCTGCGGCACCAGCCCTTAGTGGTCGAATCCGCAAATACGCCCGCATTCGGCGTGGGCGTACTTACGAACTCGACCACTTAGCC is a window from the Gemmatimonadota bacterium genome containing:
- a CDS encoding serine hydroxymethyltransferase; translation: MAALRQQDPEIYHVIRRETQRQNQVLELIASENFASVAVLEAMGTVLSNKYAEGYPGRRYYGGCEWVDAAETLAITRCRQLFGAEHANVQPHAGAQANLAAYMAFLDPGDTILGMSLTHGGHLTHGSPVNFSGRLFRVVAYGVREADGRIDYDQVRELARRERPKLIIAGASAYPRVIDFEAFAEFAAEVGAVFLVDMAHIAGLVAGGAHPSPVPHADVVTSTTHKTLRGPRSGFILCRERHAKAIDKQVFPGFQGGPLMHVIAAKAVAFKEALEPAFQAYARQVVANARALGESLEGRGFDLVSGGTDTHLLLVDLRRRGELTGKQAEEALERARITVNKNTVPGETRSPFVTSGIRLGTAALTTRGMREAEMRLVGEWIAEVLDAPGEEGVTERVRTGVAELCAGFPIYQDLLSPT
- a CDS encoding Glu/Leu/Phe/Val dehydrogenase, which translates into the protein MEIFDLIGEHKHEQVVFCYEPAANYRGIIAIHRTTLGPALGGTRFWNYSSDLEALIDVLRLSRGMTYKAAVAGLNLGGGKAVIIGDPKMTRREMLFRTHGRFVESLRGRYITAEDVGTSVEDMDYVHMETEYVTGIAGRSGDPSPVTAYGVYRGVKACARERYGSDSLEGIHIAVQGLGHVGYHLCADLAAEGARLLVTDIDQEKVERVVRELGAEAVAPDQIYGVEAQIFAPCALGAIVNDETIPQLKVDIIAGGANNQLAEERHGDELARRGILYAPDYVINAGGLINVYGELNGWSADRAKRKAGEIYDTLGQLFELAKEQGIPTHEAADRLAERRIEQVAKIQRTWL